Part of the uncultured Anaeromusa sp. genome is shown below.
GTGCAGGAAAATTTTGATCTCGTTTTATTGGATGTCATGCTGCCCGAAATGGATGGCCTTGAAATTTGCAAGCGTGTACGGGAAGTATCCGATATTCCTATTATCATGGTTACAGCCAACGGCGAACTTGAAGATAAAGTCGAAGGACTGAACATCGGCGCCGACGACTACCTGACCAAACCTTTCGCCATCCAGGAGCTCTTGGCGCGCATCCGCGCAGCGCTTCGCAAACGCAACGTCTCCGGCCTCAAGGAAAATACTTTGCATCTGAAAAACCTAACCTTGCACCCTAGCCGCTATGAAGCGCAAGTTGACGATCAGTTGGTGGAACTAACAAAAAAAGAATATGACCTCCTGGAGTATTTAGTCCGCAACAAGCAGGTCGTCCTAGACCGTGAACATATTCTCCAAGAGGTCTGGGGATATGATTATCTGGGCGATACCAATGTCGTAGACGTGTACATCCGTTATTTGCGCAGCAAGCTGGATGAACGCTTCGGTGAAAAATACATTCATACAGTGCGAGGAGTCGGTTATGTGGTCAAAGATTAAAGGCTTTCCGGTCCCCATTTCCATCAAGCTGACTTTTTTATATACGGCCATACTTAGCCTCATTTTGCTCTTCACCAGTTCCTTGACCGTAGCGGGCTTGTATTACGTGCTCTATGATCAAGCAGTCGCAGATATTGATCTAAGCGTAGATACCCTCTCCCGTCATATCGCTTCCGGCGAGCCGGTTGATCAGCGCTTGCTCAAAGAGAATCTTCTCCTCCCGGGCATCATTTTGCGCATTTCCGATGAGCAGAACCATCTGCTTGTCGACAGCGCCCCCCATATGCTCAGCAATCAAGCTGTCGTGGAGAAAGCGGAGATAGAGCACGACCCTCTCAATCCCGCCTTACTGCTGAACACGCCGCTGCGCATCCTTCATTTGAATGATATGTACTTCTACTACGCTACTACACATGTATCCTATAACAGCCACACCTACCAACTGCAGATCATTAAAACGATGGCGGCTGAAAAAAGCTTTTTAAAGACATTGATCCAAGGTCTGTTCCTTACAACAGCCCTTGGACTTTTGATCGCCATCCTAGCCGGCATGTTTATCAGCCGCAAAACGCTACAGCCATTACGAACCATTATTACCACCGCCAAGGAGATTGAGATTAATGACCTTGGCAAACGAATTCCCCTAAGCAGCAGCAAGGATGAGCTGCACGAGTTGGCAGCCACTTTCAATCATATGCTGAACCGCATTCAAACCGGCTTTGAACAACAACAACGTTTTGTAGCCGACGCCTCCCATGAGCTGCGCACGCCGATTACTGTGATTAGCGGCTATGCCGACATGCTGGACCGCTGGGGCAAGCAAGATGGCGCCGCCTTAACCGAAGGAATTGAAGCGATAAAATCAGAAGCCGCCAACATGCACAA
Proteins encoded:
- a CDS encoding response regulator transcription factor yields the protein MPIKASHLLIVEDEWKIARFLQLELEHEGFTTEIEANGRHALERIVQENFDLVLLDVMLPEMDGLEICKRVREVSDIPIIMVTANGELEDKVEGLNIGADDYLTKPFAIQELLARIRAALRKRNVSGLKENTLHLKNLTLHPSRYEAQVDDQLVELTKKEYDLLEYLVRNKQVVLDREHILQEVWGYDYLGDTNVVDVYIRYLRSKLDERFGEKYIHTVRGVGYVVKD
- a CDS encoding ATP-binding protein, which gives rise to MWSKIKGFPVPISIKLTFLYTAILSLILLFTSSLTVAGLYYVLYDQAVADIDLSVDTLSRHIASGEPVDQRLLKENLLLPGIILRISDEQNHLLVDSAPHMLSNQAVVEKAEIEHDPLNPALLLNTPLRILHLNDMYFYYATTHVSYNSHTYQLQIIKTMAAEKSFLKTLIQGLFLTTALGLLIAILAGMFISRKTLQPLRTIITTAKEIEINDLGKRIPLSSSKDELHELAATFNHMLNRIQTGFEQQQRFVADASHELRTPITVISGYADMLDRWGKQDGAALTEGIEAIKSEAANMHNLIEKLLFLARTDQNKQILTKEALSMQPLLEEIFQETCLIASQHQVLLTENQPASILADAAALKQMLRIFIENSIKYTPDDGCITLASQKINNHLEITITDTGIGIPEKEQAKIFDRFYRVDSSRSKTTGGTGLGLSIAHWIAAQHDAAIHVASVPGQGTTITLRFPVVS